One stretch of Elephas maximus indicus isolate mEleMax1 chromosome 22, mEleMax1 primary haplotype, whole genome shotgun sequence DNA includes these proteins:
- the PRR14L gene encoding protein PRR14L isoform X5, which produces MKVNETKMDNTEGHRHGNLSKGLSTGCSEYPEVDKIMTSGEVLETSTLVSLEPLTFVDSGLTEATSKEKEHEELKLCPSSLSLLPGSSAISKVDNGKEELCKLNLVCEADDNHQQILVHCNEKHSSAHDRPMHTRSVVVAEPLEENYKVSYFTSGLSNVESRTTSLEECGSKGGGLIKKSTEKTDTSYLDQDDQSKNLASREENEKQLLSPESERGELSPFNPAQPEEDASGHCSGYSGEKEIVDSPKENINDNYYIQGRIHTESLYSLMPGSSTEATKVMLKENNLKMTSDIQGSFMNCEDHTETFANINHSGKHYEENNFSSLMQIEKPERTTTTDPRILNEKIYSKDSDSLVNIQRSLENNTQLNERSCSGFLFKRKSLVNTMPEDQIIPINEVSKPKYGTVQLPPPLEWDCRPESEKTIQNSHDDIPRLDEQSIACEVNELSCTDELVLNKVESECVLNQQVSLNSQDHVKLPSDSLLNINKEMLRARSEDFQQSHHYPFEVAADIIANTQTVPIKTRMKDISPPGDKTCDASSNSSKLSIKLGSLERNKQVADSGIEDLHFRLLSSKNEAPGFPQEVSFMECQNVHSQDKTSSHCVSKNASEEGICPACTNFESSKIILEVAKPLITKCENACQHSNHHSQGIENSMNSSACKVNYTSEEGELDGREIKDSLQEDQIRKEMTVGTLSNGAPIKTICIPSHIKHSKEGLEGKGQDLPKETVFCKYDISDYVSQGLNQSANIPSPEKLLDQSPNVTSSSFKSKIQAEEPQTDEVLDCQSNLNRPDEWRSEDKPAKETKDSDERKSVIEPNRELSHNQKDLITCSGNNNPPSRGSPKKDDFKDFENIRACEDSSDNVVDTVCTNCSSKPAEGVLDRKACSALDSSAGQDKPALPESSRSAPSQREELNAGFTRMIDQNSDFPDATTCTVESLEIKKPCEEKVCRSLKDCEMDLCTDSCAHEAESAADHEPDVRVLGRANVSLNCIHHEQQVKGASLREPQAMDKGSRLEINSEFGKENSFGISPKELICSRYQDENSPRQGDLRSIERLPSYLSFQENSETNVNNTLGGETHPKNVFKPKDGEILCENVKDCIVLPEVKEGAPRDMSSPSERASIYISVKKGMSEVCHPDENASVRHLPLTLGTEAKVKREEIKEHGRGPLGHFIIGEKSKEMMTGEDGDIDNKSKISQTHFKCNRILVDAEEQHSQKVLENSLPKEEKHLCLKGAHPVLEQCISSHMLSDEVQNRGSSKDYKNEFTMMKEIPLAKLPGGDIAACSQKLKDPEMESLYHPLKKDFKLPAGHCLPGVPQKAQNPRCAGCDEIHGAFENTSRQKRVLPLKKQPHRTCKRASCQDQVMVGRKVSKIGSSTFLKSSSETIPTKEPRLLSSCAVSVSVQLESETVTPRSSTSHIPKQRGAPCQVLRSLNFRKPTKESALLTKLSILACKLVPITKTQKSRYWHCSSELLPVAKSYKRLRYKRFLDGFSYNTMQLNPYLAASRWDKKPNNKPVALYPLEAIKMSFIDLSNKMPSLLFGTEIFPVSFHMNSGSDCMAEAFKTFPEHCAPARLALGEAPRCPSRPPKWTFSFFFSHSGSGTATFREDTDLQSQAHSQAPPVPVQDSGGTATVQTRAGFSVLGLQTLLALCSPGCYRIWTKKWSFSNHMPTIQRLFMTQFTQGLKGLKSPASIADKVFCSLPYSVGRVLSIWSQHGPSTCPLEISALHSSHSKWQPSLQPSLGTTSSHNMLPYVPLPGMEAAYSTRGSEMRLEPPFPTLVPKSCLVTETAVSKLLLSASEFQVPGFDELDGVTAVCPRPQSSHPEQKEAEPEKRPKKVSQIRIRKTIPKPDPNLTPMGLPRPKRLKKKEFSLEEIYTNKNYKSPPANRCLETIFEEPKERNGTLISISQQKRKRVLEFQDFTVPRKRRARGKVKVAGSFTRAQKAALQSQELDALLIQKLMELETFFAKEEEQEQSSGC; this is translated from the exons ATGAAGGTCAATGAGACTAAGATGGATAATACTGAAGGACACAGGCATGGCAACTTGAGTAAAGGTCTCTCCACTGGGTGCAGTGAATACCCAGAAGTAGACAAAATCATGACCAGTGGTGAAGTTTTAGAAACCAGCACGTTAGTTTCCCTAGAGCCTTTAACCTTTGTGGACTCTGGATTAACAGAAGCAACttctaaagaaaaagaacatgaaGAATTAAAACTTTGTCCTTCTTCATTGTCATTATTACCAGGGAGCAGTGCCATTTCCAAAGTGGACAATGGAAAGGAAGAGTTATGTAAATTAAACCTTGTCTGTGAAGCAGATGACAATCACCAACAGATTCTTGTCCACTGTAATGAAAAACACAGTTCTGCTCATGACCGCCCCATGCACACGAGAAGCGTAGTTGTTGCAGAACCCTtggaagaaaattataaagtttCATATTTCACATCAGGCTTGTCTAATGTAGAATCCAGAACAACATCCCTGGAAGAATGTGGTTCAAAAGGTGGTGGCTTGATTAAGAAATCTACTGAAAAGACAGACACTTCCTATTTGGATCAGGATGACCAAAGCAAGAACTTGGCTTCCagagaggaaaatgaaaaacagctTTTGAGCCCTGAGAGTGAAAGGGGAGAACTCTCTCCTTTTAATCCTGCTCAGCCAGAAGAGGATGCTAGTGGACATTGTTCTGGCTATTCTGGTGAAAAAGAGATTGTTGACTCTCCAAAGGAAAATATCAATGATAACTATTACATTCAAGGCCGTATCCATACGGAAAGCCTTTATTCTTTAATGCCCGGTTCTTCTACTGAAGCCACAAAAGtaatgttaaaagaaaataatttgaaaatgacTTCAGACATTCAAGGAAGCTTCATGAACTGTGAGGACCATACAGAAACATTTGCTAATATTAATCATTCAGGCAAACACTatgaagaaaacaatttttcCTCATTGATGCAAATTGAAAAGCCAGAACGAACAACCACTACAGATCCCAGGATATtaaatgaaaagatttacagtAAAGATTCAGACTCCTTAGTCAATATCCAGAGGAGTCTGGAAAACAACACCCAGTTAAATGAAAGATCATGTAGTGGGTTTCTGTTTAAAAGAAAATCCCTTGTGAATACAATGCCAGAGGACCAGATAATTCCTATAAATGAAGTGTCAAAACCCAAATATGGTACTGTTCAGTTACCACCACCCCTAGAATGGGATTGCAGACCTGAGTCAGAAAAAACTATACAGAACTCACATGATGATATTCCACGTTTAGATGAACAGAGCATTGCTTGTGAAGTAAATGAACTTTCTTGTACTGATGAACTAGTTCTAAACAAAGTAGAAAGTGAATGTGTTTTAAATCAACAAGTGTCCCTTAATTCTCAAGACCACGTGAAGTTGCCATCTGACTCCTTACTAAATATAAACAAAGAGATGCTTAGAGCAAGAAGTGAGGATTTCCAACAGAGTCATCACTATCCATTTGAGGTTGCAGCAGACATCATTGCTAATACCCAGACCGTTCCCATTAAGACTAGAATGAAAGACATCTCTCCACCAGGTGACAAAACCTGTGATGCTTCTTCAAACAGTTCCAAGTTAAGCATCAAACTAGGAAGCCTGGAAAGAAACAAACAGGTGGCTGATTCAGGAATAGAAGACCTGCATTTCAGGCTTCTTTCAAGTAAGAATGAAGCACCTGGCTTTCCTCAAGAAGTGTCTTTCATGGAATGTCAAAATGTTCATTCTCAGGATAAAACCAGCAGCCATTGTGTAAGTAAAAATGCATCAGAAGAGGGCATCTGTCCTGCTTGTACTAATTTTGAGTCTAGCAAAATCATCCTGGAAGTTGCAAAGCCTTTGATAACAAAATGTGAGAATGCATGTCAGCACAGCAATCACCACTCCCAAGGAATTGAAAACTCCATGAACAGTAGCGCCTGCAAAGTGAATTATACATCAGAGGAAGGTGAACTTGATGGGAGAGAAATTAAAGATAGCCTTCAAGAAGATcagatcagaaaggaaatgacagTAGGCACATTAAGTAATGGAGCCCCAATCAAAACCATTTGTATCCCCAGTCACATCAAACACAGTAAGGAAGGGCTAGAAGGAAAGGGACAGGATTTACCCAAAGAGACTGTATTTTGTAAGTATGACATCTCTGATTATGTTTCACAAGGACTAAACCAATCTGCAAACATTCCAAGTCCTGAAAAATTGTTGGACCAGTCTCCTAATGTTACGTCCTCCAGTTTTAAAAGCAAAATCCAGGCAGAAGAACCTCAGACAGATGAAGTCCTTGACTGCCAGAGTAACCTAAACAGACCAGATGAATGGAGAAGTGAAGATAAACCAGCTAAGGAGACAAAAGATAGTGACGAGAGAAAGAGTGTCATAGAGCCCAACAGAGAACTAAGCCACAACCAAAAGGATCTGATTACTTGTTCAGGCAATAATAACCCACCCTCTCGTGGTagtccaaagaaagatgattttaAAGACTTTGAGAATATTCGTGCCTGTGAAGACTCCTCAGACAACGTGGTAGACACTGTCTGCACAAACTGTAGCAGTAAGCCTGCAGAAGGAGTGCTGGACAGAAAGGCATGTAGCGCACTTGATAGCAGTGCAGGGCAAGATAAACCAGCATTACCTGAAAGCTCAAGGAGTGCCCCATCTCAGAGAGAAGAACTGAATGCTGGATTTACAAGAATGATTGACCAGAACTCAGATTTCCCTGATGCTACTACCTGTACAGTGGAATCTCTTGAAATAAAAAAACCATGTGAAGAGAAAGTATGCAGATCTTTAAAAGATTGTGAAATGGACTTGTGTACAGATTCTTGTGCCCATGAGGCAGAGTCTGCTGCAGATCATGAACCGGATGTAAGAGTGTTAGGTAGAGCAAATGTGTCTTTAAATTGTATTCATCATGAACAGCAAGTTAAAGGAGCATCTCTGAGAGAACCACAAGCAATGGATAAAGGATCAAGACTAGAAATAAATTCTGAGTTtgggaaggaaaattcctttggAATTTCTCCAAAAGAGTTGATATGTTCTAGATACCAAGATGAGaactctccccgccaaggggacCTGCGCTCCATTGAGAGACTACCTTCATATCTGTCTTTTCAAGAAAATTCAGAAACTAATGTTAATAATACCTTGGGTGGAGAAACTCAcccaaaaaatgtttttaaaccaAAAGATGGTGAAATACTTTGTGAAAATGTAAAGGACTGCATAGTCCTGCCTGAGGTGAAGGAAGGAGCACCAAGAGATATGAGCAGTCCTAGTGAAAGAGCCAGTATATACATCAGTGTAAAAAAGGGTATGTCAGAAGTTTGTCACCCTGATGAGAATGCCAGTGTTAGACACTTGCCTTTGACATTGGGAACAGAAGCTAAAGtgaaaagagaagaaatcaaagaacacggGAGGGGACCACTGGGTCACTTCATTATTGgggagaaatcaaaagagatgaTGACTGGAGAAGATGGTGATATTGATAATAAGAGCAAGATTTCTCAGACCCACTTTAAATGCAACAGAATACTTGTTGATGCCGAAGAACAACACAGCCAGAAGGTTTTAGAAAACTCGTTGCCAAAGGAAGAGAAACATTTATGTCTAAAAGGAGCGCATCCTGTATTGGAACAATGCATATCATCTCATATGTTGTCTGATGAGGTGCAAAATAGGGGCTCATCTAAGGATTACAAGAATGAGTTCACCATGATGAAGGAAATCCCCCTAGCAAAGCTGCCCGGGGGTGACATTGCAGCATGTTCTCAGAAGTTAAAAGACCCAGAGATGGAAAGCTTGTATCATCCATTGAAGAAGGACTTCAAGTTGCCCGCAGGCCATTGCCTTCCTGGTGTCCCCCAGAAAGCACAAAACCCCCGCTGTGCTGGGTGTGATGAAATACACGGTGCCTTTGAGAACACTTCACGTCAGAAAAGAGTGCTTCCCTTAAAGAAGCAGCCCCATCGAACATGTAAAAGAGCTTCCTGTCAGGATCAAGTCATGGTGGGAAGAAAAGTAAGTAAAATTGGCAGCTCCACGTTTTTAAAGAGCTCCTCAGAAACCATCCCCACAAAAGAACCCAGACTTCTCAGTTCATGTGCAGTGTCTGTATCTGTACAATTGGAATCCGAAACAGTAACACCCAGGAGCTCAACTAGCCACATACCAAAGCAGAGGGGTGCTCCGTGCCAGGTTTTGAGAAGCCTGAACTTCAGGAAGCCTACCAAAGAATCAGCGTTACTAACCAAGCTGTCCATCCTTGCATGTAAACTGGTCCCCATCACAAAGACCCAGAAATCGAGATACTGGCATTGTTCCTCTGAACTCCTTCCAGTGGCTAAAAGCTACAAGCGGCTCAGATATAAAAGATTTCTGGATGGATTTTCATATAATACAATGCAGCTGAATCCATATTTGGCAGCTAGTAGATGGGATAAGAAGCCTAACAATAAGCCCGTGGCACTTTATCCTCTTGAAGCCATCAAAATGAGCTTCATAGATCTGAGCAACAAGATGCCATCTCTGCTGTTTGGTACGGAAATCTTTCCGGTATCCTTTCACATGAACTCAGGCTCAGATTGCATGGCTGAGGCCTTTAAGACTTTCCCCGAGCACTGTGCTCCAGCAAGGCTTGCCTTAGGAGAGGCCCCCAGGTGCCCATCTCGACCTCCCAAGtggaccttttctttcttcttctcacaTAGCGGTTCTGGGACGGCCACATTCAGGGAAGACACTGACCTCCAGAGTCAGGCCCACTCCCAGGCCCCTCCAGTTCCTGTCCAAGACTCTGGCGGCACAGCCACAGTCCAGACCAGAGCAGGTTTCTCTGTCCTCGGCCTTCAAACGCTGCTAGCACTTTGTTCCCCTGGATGTTACCGGATCTGGACAAAAAAATGGAGCTTCTCTAACCACATGCCTACCATACAGAGGCTCTTCATGACACAGTTTACACAGGGCTTGAAAGGGTTAAAGTCTCCAGCATCCATAGCAGACAAAGTCTTCTGTTCTCTGCCCTACTCAGTGGGTAGGGTGCTGTCCATTTGGAGCCAGCATGGTCCTTCTACCTGCCCCCTTGAAATTTCTGCTCTTCATTCCAGTCACAGCAAGTGGCAGCCAAGCCTGCAGCCAAGCCTGGGCACAACAAGCAG CCACAACATGTTACCATATGTGCCTCTTCCAGGCATGGAAGCTGCATATAGCACCAGAGGCAGTGAGATGAG GCTTGAGCCTCCATTCCCTACCTTGGTACCAAAGTCTTGCTTGGTAACAGAAACAGCTGTCAGCAAGCTCCTGCTTTCAGCCTCTGAGTTCCAGGTTCCTGGATTTGATGAGTTGGATGGCGTGACAGCAGTGTGCCCCCGACCACAGAGCAGCCATCCAGAACAGAAAGAG GCTGAGCCAGAGAAGAGGCCAAAGAAAGTCTCACAGATTCGCATCCGGAAAACTATTCCTAAGccagaccctaaccttacccccaTGGGCCTCCCTCGACCCAAAAG